Proteins from one Candidatus Omnitrophota bacterium genomic window:
- a CDS encoding NAD-dependent epimerase/dehydratase family protein, with protein sequence MSSKKTVLVTGSAGLIGSECVLFFAAKGFKVIGVDNNMRKKLFGDEASIQWNKNFLLEKVPEYVHYDIDIRDQKKIQELFNQYKFDLIIHAAAQPSHDWAVKDPNLDFTINANGTLILLENFRKYAPEAVFIFISTNKVYGDRPNKLPFIELPMRYELPFDHQYYSGIDEALSIDNCLHSLFGASKVAADILVQEYGKYFDLKTAVFRGGCLTGPAHSGAELHGFLSYLVRCCITEKKYTIYGYKGKQVRDNIHSYDLVNALYNFYLKPNYGEVYNIGGSRLSNISVLEAIELCEKVSGKKLIYEYTDKSRKGDHIWWISDVSKFKSHYPEWEITYNIEKIIEEIFTQQQKIQYTYGT encoded by the coding sequence ATGAGCAGTAAAAAAACAGTTTTAGTTACCGGTTCTGCCGGTTTAATTGGTTCAGAGTGCGTTCTTTTTTTTGCAGCAAAAGGGTTTAAGGTTATTGGTGTAGACAATAACATGAGAAAAAAGCTCTTTGGCGACGAAGCTTCAATCCAATGGAATAAGAATTTCTTGTTGGAGAAGGTTCCTGAGTATGTTCATTATGATATTGATATTAGGGACCAAAAAAAGATACAAGAATTATTTAATCAATATAAGTTTGATTTAATTATTCACGCTGCCGCTCAACCTTCTCATGATTGGGCAGTGAAAGACCCTAATCTTGATTTTACGATCAATGCTAACGGCACCTTAATTTTGCTTGAGAATTTTAGGAAGTATGCTCCGGAGGCGGTTTTTATATTTATATCTACTAATAAGGTTTATGGGGACAGGCCTAATAAATTACCTTTCATAGAGCTTCCGATGAGGTATGAATTACCTTTTGATCATCAATATTACTCAGGCATAGACGAAGCTTTGAGCATAGATAATTGTCTTCATAGTTTGTTTGGTGCTTCGAAAGTAGCCGCAGATATTCTTGTTCAGGAATATGGAAAATACTTTGACTTAAAAACCGCTGTATTCAGGGGTGGGTGTTTAACTGGTCCGGCTCATTCTGGGGCTGAACTTCATGGATTTTTGTCATATCTAGTGAGATGCTGTATAACTGAGAAGAAATACACTATCTATGGCTATAAAGGTAAGCAGGTCAGGGATAATATACATTCTTATGATTTGGTGAATGCGCTTTATAATTTTTATTTAAAGCCTAATTACGGAGAGGTTTATAATATTGGAGGAAGTCGGTTGTCTAATATTTCGGTATTGGAAGCTATTGAGTTGTGTGAAAAAGTATCTGGCAAAAAATTAATTTATGAATATACAGATAAAAGCAGAAAAGGAGACCATATTTGGTGGATAAGTGATGTTTCAAAATTTAAAAGTCATTATCCCGAATGGGAGATAACCTATAATATTGAAAAGATAATTGAAGAGATATTTACTCAACAGCAAAAAATTCAATATACTTATGGAACCTAA
- the pgsA gene encoding CDP-diacylglycerol--glycerol-3-phosphate 3-phosphatidyltransferase — MNIANKLTILRILLAFVCIGFILVNSFSSLVIALIIFIIASVTDFLDGYLARKYNLISDLGKLLDPIADKILIIGVFCAFLELGVVNAWMVSSIMLREFIITGLRFYGLSKGVVLEARRLGKHKTLSQVIGLGVILLTLILFKVLPESKMVILLYHLFIPVLMWYIVGITLLSGVYYFWVNRRTIRTF, encoded by the coding sequence ATGAATATTGCTAATAAGCTTACAATCTTGAGAATATTATTGGCTTTTGTCTGTATTGGCTTTATTTTAGTTAACAGTTTTTCATCGTTAGTGATTGCTCTTATTATTTTTATCATTGCTTCAGTAACTGATTTTTTAGACGGCTACTTAGCTCGTAAGTACAATTTAATTTCCGATCTAGGAAAACTTCTTGATCCGATAGCGGATAAGATATTAATTATTGGTGTATTTTGTGCTTTTTTAGAGTTAGGAGTTGTTAATGCCTGGATGGTAAGCTCAATTATGCTTCGTGAGTTTATTATTACTGGTTTGCGTTTTTACGGTTTGAGCAAGGGGGTTGTTTTGGAGGCAAGGCGCCTAGGCAAACATAAAACCTTATCTCAAGTGATCGGGCTGGGAGTCATCCTTCTTACTCTTATTTTGTTTAAGGTTCTACCTGAGAGCAAAATGGTAATTCTTCTTTATCACTTGTTCATACCGGTTTTAATGTGGTATATCGTAGGTATTACTTTGCTTTCGGGAGTTTATTATTTTTGGGTAAACCGTCGGACAATAAGAACCTTTTAA